In the Ramlibacter tataouinensis TTB310 genome, one interval contains:
- a CDS encoding aldo/keto reductase, translating to MRRRIILSRGLALLGLGTGLPAAHAQRAPAGLITKPIPSSREPIPAVGLGTWITFNVGNDRAAREQCAEVMRVFFAAGGRLIDSSPMYGSSQGVVGDALQRLGAQQRVFSADKVWTSSGGAAQIEQSRRLWGVPRFDLLQVHNLLAWQEQLPLLFEMKKAGRLRYVGITTSEGRRHRDFEQIMREHPLDFVQLTYNILDREAEQRLLPLARERGIAVLANRPFREGALLRSLQRHPLPGWAAEIGCTSWAQAALKYIVAHPAVTCAIPATSRVDHMRENMAAGTGVLPDPALRKRMADHVAGL from the coding sequence ATGCGACGCCGAATCATCCTGTCCCGGGGCCTGGCCCTGCTGGGCCTAGGCACCGGCCTGCCGGCGGCCCATGCGCAGCGGGCGCCGGCCGGGCTGATCACCAAGCCCATCCCGTCCAGCCGCGAGCCCATCCCCGCCGTCGGCCTGGGCACCTGGATCACCTTCAACGTCGGCAACGACCGCGCCGCGCGCGAGCAGTGCGCCGAGGTCATGCGCGTCTTCTTCGCCGCCGGTGGCCGGCTGATCGACTCCTCGCCCATGTACGGCTCCTCGCAGGGCGTGGTGGGCGACGCCCTGCAGCGGCTGGGCGCGCAGCAGCGCGTGTTCTCCGCCGACAAGGTCTGGACCTCGTCCGGCGGCGCGGCGCAGATCGAGCAGTCGCGCCGCCTGTGGGGCGTGCCGCGCTTCGACCTGCTGCAGGTGCACAACCTGCTGGCCTGGCAGGAGCAGCTGCCGCTGCTGTTCGAGATGAAGAAGGCCGGCCGCCTGCGTTACGTCGGCATCACCACCTCCGAGGGCCGGCGGCACCGCGATTTCGAGCAGATCATGCGCGAGCATCCGCTGGACTTCGTGCAGTTGACCTACAACATCCTGGACCGCGAGGCCGAGCAGCGCCTGCTGCCGCTGGCGCGCGAGCGCGGCATCGCGGTGCTGGCCAACCGGCCGTTCCGCGAAGGGGCCCTGCTGCGGTCGCTGCAGCGCCACCCGCTGCCCGGCTGGGCCGCAGAGATCGGCTGCACCAGCTGGGCCCAGGCGGCGCTGAAGTACATCGTCGCCCATCCCGCCGTCACCTGCGCCATCCCGGCCACCAGCCGGGTCGACCACATGCGCGAGAACATGGCCGCCGGCACCGGCGTGCTGCCCGACCCGGCGCTGCGCAAGCGCATGGCCGACCACGTGGCCGGCCTGTAG
- a CDS encoding sugar phosphate isomerase/epimerase family protein has protein sequence MRDFSQDHRWLSINTATVRKSRGQDLPLPDTIEACARRGIRAISPWRDQVAAAGLANVSRLVRAHGLQLSGYCRGGMFTTTDGAGLRAARDDNRRAVDEACELGAACLVLVVGALPGALQGKAAHKDVALARSQVRDGIAELLEYARQARMPLAIEPLHPMYAADRACVNTMEQALDLCEALDPMRSAHGERGAAALGVAVDVYHVWWDPKLEAQIARAGRERLLAFHVCDWLTPTTDLLNDRGMMGDGVIDIPRIRGWVEAQGFAGYSEVEIFSTGNWWQREHGEVLDTCIARHRSAV, from the coding sequence ATGCGCGACTTCTCCCAGGACCACCGCTGGCTGTCCATCAACACCGCCACGGTGCGCAAGAGCCGCGGCCAGGACCTGCCGCTGCCCGACACCATCGAAGCCTGCGCACGGCGCGGCATCCGCGCCATCTCGCCCTGGCGCGACCAGGTGGCCGCCGCCGGCCTGGCGAACGTGTCCAGGCTGGTGAGGGCGCATGGCCTTCAGCTGTCCGGCTATTGCCGCGGCGGCATGTTCACCACCACTGACGGGGCCGGCCTGCGGGCCGCGCGCGACGACAACCGCCGCGCGGTCGACGAGGCCTGCGAGCTCGGCGCCGCTTGCCTGGTGCTGGTGGTGGGTGCCCTGCCCGGCGCCCTGCAGGGCAAGGCGGCGCACAAGGACGTCGCCCTGGCCCGTTCGCAGGTGCGCGACGGCATCGCCGAGCTGCTGGAGTACGCGAGGCAGGCACGCATGCCGCTGGCCATCGAACCGCTGCATCCGATGTACGCGGCCGACCGCGCCTGCGTCAACACGATGGAGCAGGCCCTGGATTTGTGCGAGGCGCTGGACCCGATGCGCTCAGCCCACGGCGAGCGCGGCGCCGCCGCCCTGGGGGTGGCGGTGGACGTCTACCACGTGTGGTGGGACCCGAAGCTCGAGGCGCAGATCGCCCGCGCCGGGCGCGAGCGGCTGCTGGCCTTCCATGTGTGCGACTGGCTCACGCCCACCACCGACCTGCTCAACGACCGGGGGATGATGGGCGACGGCGTCATCGACATCCCGCGCATCCGCGGCTGGGTCGAGGCCCAGGGCTTCGCCGGCTACAGCGAAGTGGAGATCTTCAGCACCGGGAACTGGTGGCAGCGCGAGCACGGCGAGGTGCTGGACACCTGCATCGCGCGCCACCGCAGCGCGGTTTAG
- a CDS encoding dihydrodipicolinate synthase family protein, producing MALTLKLPGAGGTLETYALCGTAPVKPAAGVKFSRIAFSAAHVVADPLAAVNPWLDCAVDWDTTIAYRQHLWKLGLGVAEAMDTAQRGMGMDWPTSLELVRRSLDAARDVPGALVASGCGTDHLAPENARTVDDVIRAYEEQMAAIEKLGGRLIVMASRALARVAQGPADYERVYDRILSQAKQPVILHWLGEMFDPALAGYWGTRDLDAAMDTALGIIAAHASKVDGIKISLLDKDKEIAMRRRLPAGVRMYTGDDFNYAELIAGDGFGREPVHGKSDALLGIFDAIAPAASAALGELARGNIEKFHAILGPTVPLSRHIFAAPTRFYKTGVVFMAWLNGHQKHFTMVGGQQSTRSLPHLAQLFRLADAAHLLEQPELAARRMKTLLALHGVEG from the coding sequence ATGGCCCTGACGCTGAAGCTGCCGGGTGCCGGCGGCACGCTGGAGACCTATGCGCTGTGCGGCACCGCCCCGGTGAAGCCGGCGGCGGGCGTGAAGTTCAGCCGCATCGCGTTTTCCGCGGCGCATGTGGTCGCCGATCCGCTGGCAGCCGTGAACCCCTGGTTGGATTGCGCCGTCGACTGGGACACCACCATCGCCTACCGGCAGCACCTGTGGAAGCTGGGCCTGGGCGTCGCGGAAGCCATGGACACCGCCCAGCGCGGCATGGGCATGGACTGGCCGACTTCGCTGGAGCTGGTGCGGCGCTCGCTGGACGCCGCCCGCGACGTTCCGGGCGCGCTGGTCGCGTCCGGCTGCGGGACCGACCACCTGGCGCCGGAGAACGCACGCACCGTCGATGATGTCATCCGCGCGTACGAAGAGCAGATGGCGGCCATCGAGAAGCTCGGTGGCAGGCTGATCGTGATGGCCAGCCGCGCGCTGGCCCGCGTGGCGCAGGGCCCGGCCGACTACGAGCGGGTCTACGACCGCATCCTGTCGCAGGCGAAACAGCCCGTGATCCTGCACTGGCTGGGCGAGATGTTCGACCCGGCTCTGGCCGGGTACTGGGGAACCCGGGACCTGGATGCCGCGATGGACACGGCGCTGGGCATCATCGCCGCGCATGCTTCCAAGGTCGACGGCATCAAGATCTCGCTGCTGGACAAGGACAAGGAGATCGCCATGCGCCGCCGCCTGCCCGCGGGCGTGCGCATGTACACCGGCGACGACTTCAACTACGCGGAGCTGATCGCCGGGGACGGCTTCGGCCGCGAGCCGGTGCACGGCAAGAGCGACGCCCTGCTCGGGATCTTCGACGCCATCGCGCCCGCGGCAAGCGCCGCGCTGGGCGAACTGGCCCGGGGCAACATCGAGAAGTTCCACGCCATCCTTGGCCCCACGGTGCCGCTGTCGCGCCACATCTTCGCGGCGCCCACGCGCTTCTACAAGACCGGCGTGGTGTTCATGGCTTGGCTGAACGGGCACCAGAAGCACTTCACCATGGTCGGCGGCCAGCAGAGCACGCGCAGCCTGCCGCACCTGGCGCAGCTGTTCCGCCTGGCCGATGCCGCCCACCTGCTGGAGCAGCCCGAGCTGGCCGCGCGCCGCATGAAGACGCTGCTGGCGCTGCACGGCGTCGAGGGCTGA
- a CDS encoding general secretion pathway protein GspB, whose translation MSYILDALRRADAQRERDPLRGIHAQPVPPAADDGPRTRTWRSLLAAGVVLGLLGAGGAAWYLMAGPGETRVALAPQATPVPAATAAAPTPPAVAISPPAPPPAPAPAPAPAAPAAPALRAPQANQAAPQANLPAPAPAAGPTAPPAPGGPAAAAAPTAGPLPPDAPKVAITGGVYSTNAAQRMLIVNGQVFNEGAEPAPGVVIEQIRPSTAVLLFRGQRYNVSF comes from the coding sequence ATGTCCTACATCCTCGATGCGCTGCGGCGGGCCGATGCCCAGCGCGAACGCGATCCGTTGCGTGGCATCCATGCGCAGCCCGTGCCACCGGCGGCGGACGACGGGCCGCGCACGCGCACTTGGCGCAGCCTGCTGGCCGCCGGCGTGGTACTGGGCCTGCTCGGCGCCGGCGGCGCCGCCTGGTACCTGATGGCCGGTCCGGGCGAGACGCGCGTGGCGCTGGCGCCGCAGGCCACGCCCGTGCCGGCCGCTACGGCCGCGGCCCCGACGCCACCCGCTGTCGCCATCTCTCCCCCGGCGCCCCCGCCTGCACCGGCACCTGCGCCTGCGCCTGCGGCCCCCGCCGCCCCGGCGCTGCGCGCGCCTCAGGCGAACCAGGCCGCGCCGCAGGCGAACCTGCCAGCGCCAGCACCGGCGGCCGGGCCCACCGCGCCACCAGCGCCAGGCGGGCCGGCAGCCGCTGCGGCGCCCACTGCCGGCCCGCTGCCGCCCGACGCCCCCAAGGTGGCCATCACCGGCGGCGTGTACTCGACCAACGCGGCGCAGCGCATGCTGATCGTCAACGGCCAGGTGTTCAACGAGGGGGCCGAGCCGGCCCCGGGCGTGGTGATCGAGCAGATCCGCCCCAGCACGGCGGTGCTGCTCTTTCGCGGCCAGCGCTACAACGTGAGCTTCTGA
- a CDS encoding AAA family ATPase, producing the protein MYAPYFGLRQEPFSIAPDPRYLFMSERHREALAHLLYGLSGGGGFVLLTGEIGTGKTTVCRSFLEQIPANCNVAYIFNPKLTVTELLQSVCEEFRIVLPPAGPQPPTVKSLVDPLNGFLLHSHAAGRNSVLIIDEAQNLSAEVLEQLRLLTNLETAERKLLQIILIGQPELRDMLARPELEQLAQRVIARYHLGPLTEAETAHYVQHRLEVAGLARALPFERGALRRVYKRSRGVPRRINLLCDRALLGAYARNRATVNAAIVDRAAQEVFGPSTPAPRWRRVAWTGLGLAAALGGVLVAARYLGPAAVPGWAAGSSVPPATAASTPASAPAVAASAPAVAADPTASAGQAPSKPPVLLRDMDAAWGELAAAWKADLPAGEAQPCRALLRQRLACHSQVASLALIRQLDRPGIVTLDAAGGTPSYAVLAGLTADSATLQAGGTEQTVTLAALAERWQGEFATLWRLPPGATGRPGDGERPPVLRWVASQLGPADGRAGDAAAAADGDDSALRQRIRTFQLAQGLRADGVLGPLTLMQLHRAAGVDEPRLRVER; encoded by the coding sequence ATGTACGCGCCCTATTTCGGGCTGAGGCAGGAGCCGTTCTCCATCGCCCCGGACCCGCGCTACCTGTTCATGAGCGAGCGCCACCGCGAGGCATTGGCGCATCTGCTTTACGGGCTGTCGGGCGGCGGTGGCTTCGTGCTGCTCACCGGAGAGATCGGCACCGGCAAGACGACGGTGTGCCGGTCCTTCCTGGAGCAGATCCCCGCCAACTGCAACGTCGCCTACATCTTCAACCCCAAGCTCACCGTCACCGAGCTGCTGCAGTCGGTGTGCGAGGAGTTCCGCATCGTGCTGCCGCCGGCCGGCCCGCAGCCGCCCACGGTGAAGTCGCTGGTCGACCCGCTCAACGGCTTCCTGCTGCACTCGCACGCAGCCGGGCGCAACAGCGTGCTGATCATCGACGAGGCGCAGAACCTCTCGGCCGAGGTGCTGGAGCAGCTGCGCCTGCTGACCAACCTGGAGACGGCCGAGCGCAAGCTGCTGCAGATCATCCTGATCGGCCAGCCCGAGCTGCGCGACATGCTGGCCCGGCCCGAGCTCGAGCAACTGGCGCAGCGCGTCATCGCGCGCTACCACCTGGGGCCGCTGACCGAGGCGGAGACCGCGCACTACGTCCAGCACCGGCTGGAGGTGGCGGGGCTCGCCCGCGCGCTGCCGTTCGAGAGGGGCGCGCTGCGCCGCGTGTACAAGCGTTCGCGCGGCGTGCCGCGGCGCATCAACCTGCTGTGCGACCGCGCGCTGCTGGGGGCTTACGCCCGCAACCGCGCCACCGTCAACGCCGCCATCGTGGACCGCGCGGCGCAAGAGGTGTTCGGTCCCAGCACGCCGGCGCCGCGCTGGCGGCGGGTCGCCTGGACCGGGCTGGGCCTGGCAGCGGCGCTGGGCGGCGTGCTGGTCGCGGCCCGCTACCTGGGTCCGGCCGCGGTGCCGGGCTGGGCGGCCGGCAGCAGCGTGCCGCCGGCCACTGCGGCATCCACACCGGCCTCGGCGCCCGCAGTCGCCGCTTCCGCGCCTGCGGTCGCAGCCGACCCGACCGCTTCGGCCGGCCAGGCGCCTTCCAAGCCGCCGGTGCTGCTGCGCGACATGGATGCGGCATGGGGCGAATTGGCTGCGGCCTGGAAGGCGGACCTGCCAGCCGGGGAGGCGCAGCCCTGCCGCGCGCTGCTGCGCCAGCGGCTGGCCTGCCACAGCCAGGTGGCCAGCCTGGCCTTGATCCGCCAGCTGGACCGCCCCGGCATCGTCACGCTCGATGCGGCCGGCGGCACCCCTTCCTATGCCGTGCTGGCCGGGCTCACGGCCGACAGCGCCACGCTGCAGGCGGGCGGCACCGAACAGACGGTGACGCTGGCCGCACTGGCCGAACGCTGGCAGGGCGAGTTCGCCACGCTGTGGCGCCTGCCACCCGGCGCGACCGGCCGGCCTGGCGACGGCGAACGCCCGCCGGTGCTGCGCTGGGTGGCGTCCCAGCTCGGGCCGGCCGATGGCCGGGCCGGTGACGCCGCGGCAGCCGCGGATGGCGACGACAGCGCCCTGCGCCAGCGCATCCGCACCTTCCAGCTGGCCCAGGGCCTGCGCGCCGACGGCGTGCTGGGGCCGCTGACCCTGATGCAACTCCATCGCGCGGCCGGCGTCGACGAGCCGCGCCTGCGCGTCGAGCGCTAG
- a CDS encoding DUF6064 family protein has protein sequence MSEWWTYRLSDFLMFSPRTYARLVALYHEELWPLQWLGLAAGLAALGLALASRRHPVARRALMLLLAAAWAWVGWAFAWQRYAAINLAAPHLAAACGLQAVLCLLAAFGADARPGASRAPWIGDALAFAAVLGFPAASLLAGRPWAQAEVFASMPDPTALASLGLWWAAGPRRAWLLPVPLAVLALGLATRWALAG, from the coding sequence ATGTCGGAGTGGTGGACCTACCGCCTGTCGGACTTCCTGATGTTCTCGCCGCGCACCTACGCGCGGCTGGTCGCCCTGTACCACGAGGAACTCTGGCCGCTGCAGTGGCTGGGCCTGGCCGCGGGCCTGGCCGCCCTCGGCCTGGCGCTGGCCTCGCGCCGCCACCCGGTCGCCCGCCGGGCGTTGATGCTGCTGCTGGCGGCGGCGTGGGCCTGGGTGGGGTGGGCCTTCGCCTGGCAGCGCTACGCCGCGATCAACCTGGCGGCGCCCCACCTGGCGGCGGCCTGCGGCTTGCAGGCCGTGCTGTGCCTGCTCGCGGCGTTCGGCGCCGATGCCCGGCCGGGGGCCAGCCGCGCGCCCTGGATCGGCGACGCGCTCGCCTTCGCGGCGGTGCTGGGCTTTCCGGCCGCGAGCCTGCTGGCGGGCCGGCCCTGGGCGCAGGCCGAGGTGTTCGCCAGCATGCCCGACCCGACGGCCCTGGCCAGCCTGGGCCTGTGGTGGGCGGCCGGCCCGCGCCGGGCCTGGCTGCTGCCGGTGCCGCTGGCGGTGCTGGCGTTGGGCCTGGCCACGCGCTGGGCACTGGCCGGCTGA
- a CDS encoding MFS transporter: MSSTTVPPAHRAGPLRQDAGVIGLVGLAHLISHFSQLLLAPLFPWLKEAFDVSYTQLGFLMTVFFVVSCAVQAASGFLVDRHGPRPILLGGLALLGVAAFGFASATSYWMLAGFAVVAGVGNGVFHPVDYTLLNRKVSAARLGHAYSVHGITGSLGWALAPALLVPLAIAFSWRVALMAAGTLAFGVLLVLWLNRGQLALPAAPAKPAAGGAALAGEGSLDFLRIPAVWMCFGFFFFYAVVLSVIQAFAPEAARQIHGVPVALAAMCLTVYMVCSAGGMLLGGFLASDPARCERIVGIGFGAAALVALAIGFAPIPALAVPALFGAMGIASGIAGPSRDLLVKRSTPENASGRVYGIVYAGLDIGQALAPLVFGSLMDQGNFRGVWLGLVLMQGVLIASAFQVRRTRRTVLASA; this comes from the coding sequence ATGAGCAGCACCACCGTCCCGCCCGCCCACCGTGCCGGTCCCTTGCGCCAGGATGCCGGCGTGATCGGCCTGGTCGGCCTGGCCCACCTGATCAGCCATTTCAGCCAGCTGCTGCTGGCGCCGCTGTTCCCGTGGCTCAAGGAGGCTTTCGACGTCAGCTACACCCAGCTGGGTTTCCTGATGACGGTGTTCTTCGTGGTGTCCTGTGCGGTCCAGGCGGCTTCCGGCTTCCTGGTGGACCGGCACGGGCCGCGGCCCATCCTGCTGGGCGGCCTAGCCCTGCTGGGCGTGGCGGCATTCGGTTTCGCGTCCGCCACCTCCTACTGGATGCTGGCCGGTTTCGCCGTGGTGGCCGGCGTGGGCAATGGCGTGTTCCACCCGGTGGACTACACGCTGCTCAACCGCAAGGTGAGCGCCGCGCGGCTGGGACATGCCTACAGCGTGCACGGCATCACCGGCAGCCTCGGCTGGGCCCTGGCGCCGGCGCTGCTGGTGCCGCTGGCGATCGCGTTTTCCTGGCGCGTGGCGTTGATGGCGGCAGGCACGCTGGCCTTCGGCGTGCTGCTGGTGCTGTGGCTGAACCGCGGCCAGTTGGCCTTGCCGGCCGCGCCCGCCAAGCCCGCGGCGGGCGGGGCGGCGCTGGCCGGGGAGGGCAGTCTTGACTTCTTGCGTATCCCCGCCGTGTGGATGTGCTTCGGCTTCTTTTTCTTCTACGCCGTGGTGCTGAGCGTGATCCAGGCCTTCGCGCCCGAAGCCGCGCGGCAGATCCACGGTGTGCCGGTGGCGCTGGCGGCCATGTGCCTGACGGTCTACATGGTGTGCAGCGCCGGCGGCATGCTGCTGGGCGGCTTCCTGGCCTCGGATCCGGCGCGTTGCGAGCGCATCGTCGGCATCGGCTTCGGCGCCGCGGCGCTGGTGGCGCTGGCCATCGGCTTCGCGCCGATCCCGGCGCTGGCGGTGCCGGCCTTGTTCGGCGCCATGGGCATCGCCAGCGGTATCGCCGGTCCCTCGCGCGACCTGCTGGTCAAGCGCTCCACGCCCGAGAACGCCAGCGGCCGCGTTTACGGCATCGTGTACGCGGGCCTGGACATCGGCCAGGCGCTCGCGCCGCTGGTGTTCGGCAGCCTGATGGACCAGGGGAACTTCCGCGGGGTCTGGCTGGGGCTGGTGCTGATGCAGGGCGTCCTGATCGCCAGCGCCTTTCAGGTGCGGCGGACGCGGCGCACGGTGCTGGCGTCTGCCTGA
- a CDS encoding bactofilin family protein — MALQSPFFNNNNKRDATDAYNLRGTNPNAAAAAGTVAPAATSAATTPASSTPVAVSAKEGEAKLTVGPNIKLKGVEITDCDTLVVEGSVEATMDSRMIQISERGSFKGSAEIDIAEIRGEFDGTLTVRQKLVIYSTGKVTGRIRYGKVVIEEGGQLSGEIEFGATASSSTAAKTAAAAPLQRVHG; from the coding sequence ATGGCCCTGCAGTCCCCTTTCTTCAATAACAACAACAAGCGCGACGCGACCGACGCATACAACCTGCGCGGCACCAACCCCAACGCCGCCGCCGCGGCCGGCACCGTGGCCCCCGCCGCGACTTCCGCGGCCACCACCCCGGCCAGCAGCACCCCCGTCGCCGTGTCCGCGAAGGAAGGCGAGGCCAAGCTGACCGTCGGCCCGAACATCAAGCTCAAGGGCGTCGAGATCACCGACTGCGACACGCTGGTGGTGGAGGGCTCGGTCGAGGCCACCATGGACTCGCGCATGATCCAGATCTCCGAGCGCGGCTCGTTCAAGGGCTCGGCCGAGATCGACATCGCCGAGATCCGCGGCGAATTCGACGGCACGCTGACCGTGCGCCAGAAGCTGGTGATTTATTCCACGGGCAAGGTGACGGGACGTATCCGTTACGGCAAGGTCGTGATCGAAGAGGGCGGCCAGCTGTCCGGCGAGATCGAATTCGGCGCCACCGCCTCCAGCAGCACCGCAGCCAAGACCGCCGCGGCGGCCCCGCTGCAGCGCGTGCACGGCTGA